A window from Thiomonas sp. FB-Cd encodes these proteins:
- a CDS encoding cell division protein ZapB, which translates to MARINRMDPATSATDLTAQFDDLADKVDRLALRHAELKRTNALLQERIRQLEAERDSLRIRLTEARTRVDHLLARLDPPDALATPDHPA; encoded by the coding sequence ATGGCTAGAATCAATCGCATGGATCCCGCAACGTCCGCCACCGACTTAACCGCCCAGTTCGACGATCTTGCCGACAAGGTCGATCGTCTGGCCCTGCGCCATGCCGAGCTCAAGCGCACCAATGCACTGCTTCAGGAGCGCATACGGCAGCTTGAGGCGGAGCGCGACAGCCTGCGCATTCGCCTCACCGAGGCGCGCACCCGGGTTGACCACCTGCTGGCGCGCCTTGACCCGCCGGATGCGCTGGCCACGCCCGATCACCCCGCCTGA
- a CDS encoding electron transfer flavoprotein-ubiquinone oxidoreductase — MSPEAILSTYGPREVMAYDVVVVGGGPAGLATAIRLKQLAADQGSELSVCVLEKGSEPGAHILSGAVMDPRAITELFPDWKERGAPLLQPVTGDTLLVLRETGATRTPEWLMPRNFHNKGCHVISLGAVTKWLADQAEGLGVEIFPGFPAAEVLYSEEGAVKGVATGNLGVGKDGEPGDNFQIGMELHARYTVFAEGARGHLGKQLIAKFKLDEGKDAQTFAIGIKELWEVPADKAKPGLVVHTAGWPMDDSTFGGGFLYHMEGNKVTLGMVVGLAYPNPWLSPFEEMQRWKTHPSIKAHIEGGKRLGYGARALNNGTPQALPKLVFPGGALVGCDAGFLNAARIKGSHAAIKSGMLCAEAAFEAVTAGRGGDELTAFPERFKTSWLYDELWTYRNFKNWFKKSPFMGKLMTGVEHWFLPKVGVRSPPWTLHNTTKDHTTLRPAAEMPQIAYPKPDGVISFDRLSSVFVSNTNHEEQQPAHLTLKDASVPVRINLARYAGPESRYCPAGVYEFVNKDGADQLVINAQNCVHCKTCDIKDPTQNIAWVTPEGGGGPNYAGM; from the coding sequence ATGAGCCCAGAAGCGATCCTCAGCACCTACGGCCCGCGCGAAGTGATGGCATACGACGTGGTCGTTGTGGGTGGTGGCCCTGCCGGGCTGGCCACCGCCATCCGCCTGAAACAGCTCGCTGCCGACCAAGGCAGCGAGCTCAGCGTCTGCGTTCTGGAAAAGGGCTCCGAACCGGGTGCCCACATTCTCAGCGGCGCGGTCATGGACCCTAGGGCGATCACCGAACTCTTCCCGGACTGGAAGGAACGCGGTGCACCGTTGCTGCAGCCCGTGACAGGCGACACCCTGTTGGTGCTTCGCGAGACCGGTGCGACCCGCACCCCGGAATGGCTGATGCCGCGCAACTTCCACAATAAGGGTTGCCACGTCATCAGCCTTGGCGCCGTGACCAAGTGGCTCGCAGACCAGGCCGAAGGCCTGGGCGTGGAGATCTTCCCCGGCTTCCCCGCCGCCGAGGTGCTCTACAGCGAGGAGGGCGCGGTCAAAGGGGTCGCCACCGGAAACCTGGGGGTGGGCAAGGACGGCGAGCCGGGGGATAACTTCCAGATCGGCATGGAGCTGCACGCCAGGTACACCGTGTTCGCCGAAGGTGCGCGCGGCCATCTGGGCAAACAGCTGATCGCGAAATTCAAACTGGACGAGGGCAAGGACGCCCAGACCTTCGCCATCGGCATCAAGGAGCTCTGGGAAGTGCCGGCTGACAAGGCCAAACCCGGCCTTGTGGTGCACACCGCCGGTTGGCCGATGGACGACAGCACCTTCGGCGGGGGTTTCCTGTACCACATGGAAGGCAACAAGGTCACGCTGGGCATGGTCGTGGGCCTGGCGTACCCGAACCCCTGGCTCAGCCCGTTCGAGGAGATGCAGCGCTGGAAAACGCACCCGAGCATCAAGGCGCACATTGAAGGCGGCAAGCGCCTGGGCTACGGCGCCCGCGCACTGAACAACGGCACGCCCCAGGCACTGCCCAAGCTGGTGTTCCCCGGCGGCGCGCTGGTCGGTTGCGATGCCGGCTTCCTGAACGCCGCCCGCATCAAGGGCAGCCACGCGGCCATCAAGAGCGGCATGCTGTGCGCCGAAGCCGCGTTTGAAGCGGTGACGGCCGGCCGCGGCGGCGACGAGCTCACGGCCTTTCCCGAGCGCTTCAAGACGAGCTGGTTGTACGACGAGCTCTGGACGTACCGCAACTTCAAAAACTGGTTCAAGAAGAGCCCGTTCATGGGCAAGCTGATGACGGGCGTGGAGCACTGGTTCCTGCCCAAGGTGGGCGTGCGCAGCCCGCCCTGGACGCTGCACAACACCACCAAGGACCACACCACGCTGCGTCCGGCGGCCGAGATGCCGCAGATCGCCTATCCCAAGCCCGACGGCGTGATCAGCTTCGACCGACTCTCCAGCGTGTTTGTGTCCAACACCAACCACGAAGAGCAGCAGCCGGCGCACCTGACGCTGAAAGACGCTAGCGTGCCGGTCAGGATCAATCTGGCCAGGTACGCCGGTCCCGAGAGCCGCTACTGCCCGGCTGGCGTGTATGAGTTCGTCAACAAGGATGGCGCAGATCAGCTCGTCATCAACGCGCAGAACTGCGTGCACTGCAAAACCTGCGACATCAAGGACCCGACGCAGAACATCGCCTGGGTCACACCCGAAGGCGGCGGCGGGCCGAACTATGCGGGCATGTGA
- a CDS encoding sulfite exporter TauE/SafE family protein — translation MPWPFLLELMVLGCFTGFMAGLLGIGGGMLLVPFLTLMFTREHFGADLIVHMAIATSLTTILFTSASSVRAHHRRGAVRWGIAVWMGAGAVLGTFIGAQVAGLLKSGWLAMFFAVFVGLSALRMLLSGHTPTAEVPESLPPRPALMGAGSLIGFISSLVGAGGGFLTVPFLSWRGVHMRNAVATSAAMGFPIAAGGLVGYVLAGQHASGLPPYSLGFVYLPALFACAATSVLMAPVGASVAHRLHVRALRRVFAVLLLGLASYMLWKGVHALSWIAH, via the coding sequence ATGCCTTGGCCGTTCCTGCTTGAACTGATGGTGCTCGGTTGCTTTACCGGGTTCATGGCCGGCCTGCTGGGCATTGGTGGCGGCATGCTCCTCGTGCCATTTCTCACCTTGATGTTCACGCGCGAGCACTTCGGCGCGGATCTCATCGTGCATATGGCGATCGCCACCTCGTTGACCACCATCCTCTTCACTTCGGCGTCGAGCGTGCGCGCGCACCACCGGCGCGGCGCCGTGCGCTGGGGTATTGCGGTGTGGATGGGCGCAGGCGCGGTGCTTGGCACCTTCATCGGAGCCCAAGTCGCCGGACTGCTCAAATCGGGCTGGCTTGCAATGTTCTTCGCCGTGTTCGTCGGCCTTTCGGCGCTGCGCATGCTGCTGTCGGGCCACACCCCAACTGCGGAAGTCCCTGAGTCGCTCCCGCCCAGGCCGGCTTTGATGGGAGCCGGCAGTCTCATTGGTTTCATCTCCTCGCTGGTCGGCGCAGGCGGAGGCTTTCTCACCGTACCGTTTCTGAGCTGGCGCGGCGTGCACATGCGCAATGCCGTTGCCACCAGTGCCGCGATGGGTTTTCCCATTGCGGCTGGCGGCCTGGTCGGGTATGTCCTGGCCGGCCAGCATGCCTCGGGGCTGCCGCCCTACTCGCTCGGCTTCGTGTATCTGCCGGCGCTCTTTGCTTGCGCAGCCACCAGCGTGCTGATGGCACCGGTGGGGGCAAGCGTCGCGCATCGACTGCACGTGCGGGCCCTGCGACGCGTGTTTGCCGTCCTGCTGCTGGGTTTGGCCAGCTACATGCTGTGGAAAGGCGTGCATGCCTTGAGCTGGATTGCCCATTGA
- the clpA gene encoding ATP-dependent Clp protease ATP-binding subunit ClpA, whose product MIAQELEVSLHMAFVEARQQRHEFITVEHLLLALLDNPSAAEVLRACSANIDDLRKSLSAFVKENTPVVPGTDDVDTQPTLGFQRVIQRAIMHVQSSSNGKKEVTGANVLVAIFSEKDSHAVYYLHQQGVTRLDVVNYLSHGIRKTDPVEQAKPVGGSAGDEEDKEGKDTPLDQFTQNLNQLARDGRIDPLIGREAEVERVIQVLCRRRKNNPLLVGEAGVGKTAIAEGLAWRIVQGQVPSVLEHGVVYSLDMGALLAGTKYRGDFEQRIKAVIKQIKEMPHSILFIDEIHTLIGAGAASGGTLDASNLLKPALTSGQLRCIGATTFNEYRGIFEKDAALSRRFQKIDVVEPSVEQTVEILKGLKSRFEEHHGVKYGAGALAAAAELSAKYINDRHLPDKAIDVIDEAGAAQRILPKSKQKKTIGKGEIEDIVSKIARVPVHSVTTDDRSKLKNLERDLKNVVFGQEDAIGALAAAIKMTRSGLGKPDKPIGSFLFSGPTGVGKTEVARQLAFVLGIELVRFDMSEYMERHTVSRLIGAPPGYVGFDQGGLLTEAISKKPHAVLLLDEIEKAHPDVYNVLLQVMDNGTLTDNNGRKADFRNVILIMTTNAGAETMQKGTMGFTSKRERGDEMVDIKRMFSPEFRNRLDAIISFRPLDESIILRVVDKFLLQLESQLAEKRVEATFTDKLRKHLAAEGFDPLMGARPMQRLIQDTIRRALADELLFGRLVDGGRVTVDIDESGKVRLDIAEPEPKPRKREAEDAQA is encoded by the coding sequence ATGATTGCCCAGGAACTGGAAGTCAGTTTGCATATGGCCTTTGTTGAGGCGCGCCAGCAGCGGCACGAGTTCATCACGGTCGAGCATTTGCTGCTCGCGTTGCTGGACAACCCCTCGGCGGCCGAGGTGTTGCGTGCCTGCTCGGCCAATATCGACGATCTGCGCAAGAGTCTGTCCGCCTTTGTCAAGGAAAACACGCCCGTGGTGCCTGGCACCGACGACGTGGATACCCAGCCGACCCTTGGCTTTCAACGCGTCATCCAGCGTGCAATCATGCACGTGCAGTCGTCCTCCAATGGCAAGAAGGAAGTGACGGGTGCCAACGTGCTGGTGGCAATCTTCAGCGAGAAGGATTCGCACGCCGTGTACTACCTCCACCAGCAGGGCGTGACCCGGCTGGACGTGGTGAATTACCTTTCGCACGGAATCCGCAAGACCGATCCGGTTGAGCAAGCCAAGCCGGTGGGTGGCAGCGCGGGCGACGAGGAGGACAAAGAGGGCAAGGACACGCCTTTGGATCAGTTCACGCAAAACCTCAACCAGTTGGCGCGCGATGGGCGGATCGACCCGCTGATCGGCCGCGAGGCCGAGGTCGAGCGCGTCATCCAGGTGTTGTGTCGTCGGCGCAAGAACAATCCTCTGCTGGTCGGTGAGGCCGGGGTGGGAAAGACGGCAATCGCCGAGGGTTTGGCGTGGCGCATCGTGCAGGGTCAGGTGCCATCCGTGCTGGAGCACGGCGTCGTGTACTCGCTCGACATGGGCGCGCTGCTGGCCGGGACCAAATACCGGGGCGATTTCGAGCAGCGCATCAAAGCCGTGATCAAGCAGATCAAGGAGATGCCGCATTCCATCCTGTTCATCGACGAGATCCACACGCTCATCGGCGCGGGGGCGGCTTCTGGCGGCACGCTGGATGCATCCAACCTGCTCAAACCGGCATTGACGTCCGGCCAGTTGCGCTGCATCGGCGCCACCACGTTCAACGAATACCGTGGCATCTTTGAGAAGGATGCGGCGCTGTCGCGCCGGTTCCAGAAGATCGACGTGGTCGAACCCAGCGTGGAGCAGACGGTGGAAATCCTCAAGGGTCTGAAGTCGCGCTTCGAGGAGCATCATGGCGTCAAATACGGCGCCGGTGCGCTCGCTGCCGCAGCGGAGCTTTCGGCCAAATACATCAATGACCGCCACCTGCCAGACAAGGCAATCGACGTGATCGATGAGGCCGGTGCAGCCCAGCGCATCCTGCCCAAGAGCAAGCAGAAGAAGACCATCGGCAAAGGTGAGATCGAGGACATCGTGTCCAAGATCGCCCGGGTGCCAGTGCACAGTGTGACCACGGACGACCGCTCCAAGCTGAAGAACCTTGAGCGTGACCTGAAGAACGTGGTGTTCGGTCAAGAAGATGCCATCGGCGCGCTCGCGGCGGCGATCAAAATGACGCGATCGGGTCTGGGCAAGCCAGACAAGCCCATCGGGTCCTTCCTGTTCAGCGGGCCAACCGGGGTTGGCAAGACGGAGGTGGCGCGGCAGTTGGCGTTCGTGCTCGGCATCGAGCTGGTGCGCTTCGACATGTCCGAATACATGGAGCGTCACACCGTCTCGCGCCTGATCGGTGCGCCTCCGGGCTACGTCGGATTCGATCAGGGCGGGCTGCTTACCGAGGCGATTTCGAAAAAGCCGCATGCCGTCCTGCTGCTTGACGAGATCGAGAAAGCCCACCCGGACGTCTACAACGTGCTGCTTCAGGTCATGGACAACGGCACGCTGACCGACAACAACGGACGCAAGGCCGATTTCCGCAACGTCATTCTCATCATGACGACCAATGCGGGGGCCGAAACCATGCAAAAAGGCACCATGGGCTTCACGTCCAAGCGCGAGCGCGGCGATGAAATGGTTGACATCAAGCGCATGTTCTCGCCGGAGTTCCGCAACAGGCTGGATGCCATCATCAGTTTCCGGCCGCTGGACGAATCCATCATCCTGCGCGTCGTCGACAAATTCCTGCTGCAACTCGAGTCCCAATTGGCCGAGAAGCGGGTGGAGGCAACGTTCACGGACAAGCTGCGCAAGCACCTCGCAGCCGAGGGCTTCGACCCGCTGATGGGCGCGCGCCCGATGCAACGGCTGATTCAGGACACGATCCGCCGTGCCCTTGCCGACGAACTCCTGTTTGGTCGTCTGGTGGACGGAGGGCGGGTCACGGTGGATATTGACGAGTCGGGCAAGGTGCGTCTGGACATTGCCGAGCCCGAGCCAAAGCCTCGCAAGCGCGAAGCGGAGGATGCGCAGGCATAA
- the clpS gene encoding ATP-dependent Clp protease adapter ClpS, translating into MSIPRKISGSDPGSAAVVERQEQKLKPPPLYQVVMLNDDFTPMEFVVFVIQEFFRKDRETATQIMLKVHQHGRAVCGVYAKDVAATKVEQVMSAARQAGHPLQCVMEAI; encoded by the coding sequence ATGTCCATTCCACGCAAAATCTCCGGTTCCGACCCTGGTTCTGCGGCTGTCGTCGAGCGCCAGGAGCAAAAGCTCAAGCCGCCGCCGCTGTATCAGGTGGTCATGCTGAACGACGATTTCACGCCGATGGAGTTCGTGGTGTTCGTCATTCAGGAGTTTTTCCGCAAGGACCGTGAAACCGCCACACAGATCATGCTCAAGGTGCATCAGCACGGTCGTGCGGTTTGCGGTGTGTATGCGAAGGATGTTGCAGCAACCAAGGTCGAGCAGGTGATGTCGGCGGCGCGCCAGGCCGGTCACCCCTTGCAGTGTGTGATGGAGGCCATTTAG
- a CDS encoding cell division protein ZapA, with the protein MSSATLEVTIMGQSYVLACPEGEQDALREAVAEVDREMCSIRDLGKIRARERIAVLAALNLAHAKRLAAAGVPASAPGESAVADLPVRLRQLQQKLDAALDSDGQLL; encoded by the coding sequence GTGAGCAGCGCGACGCTTGAAGTGACCATCATGGGCCAAAGCTACGTCCTGGCCTGCCCCGAGGGCGAGCAGGACGCGTTACGTGAAGCCGTGGCCGAGGTGGATCGGGAGATGTGCAGCATCCGTGATTTGGGAAAGATCCGTGCACGTGAACGCATCGCGGTTCTCGCGGCTCTCAATCTTGCTCACGCCAAGCGCCTGGCCGCCGCTGGCGTTCCAGCGTCGGCGCCGGGCGAATCCGCGGTGGCCGACCTGCCTGTGCGGCTGCGGCAGTTGCAGCAAAAACTTGACGCCGCACTCGACAGCGACGGCCAGTTGCTCTGA
- a CDS encoding putative toxin-antitoxin system toxin component, PIN family, with amino-acid sequence MPIDTLRHNAGIAPMDGDAPMWVLDTNVVLDWLVFDDPAMQQASTRLKSGRALWLATDAMREEALEVAARPVFAKRGGAADLCARIAAAYRDHARMLHPAGCASLRCADPDDQLFVDLALEHAAELLLTRDRALLALAAAARTRGLSIARPQDVPWVLQRQAQTVSGSHAFAQARGAALGPDDHGDTQYDQRQR; translated from the coding sequence TTGCCCATTGACACCCTGAGGCACAACGCCGGCATTGCGCCGATGGACGGCGACGCACCCATGTGGGTGCTGGACACCAACGTCGTGCTCGACTGGCTGGTGTTTGACGACCCCGCCATGCAGCAGGCTTCGACCAGGCTGAAAAGCGGCCGAGCGCTTTGGCTGGCCACGGATGCGATGCGTGAGGAAGCCCTGGAAGTCGCTGCGCGACCGGTATTCGCCAAGCGCGGCGGAGCCGCCGACTTGTGCGCGAGGATTGCCGCCGCCTATCGCGACCATGCGCGCATGCTGCATCCGGCCGGGTGCGCGAGCCTGCGATGCGCGGACCCGGACGATCAGCTATTCGTCGACCTGGCTTTGGAGCACGCTGCAGAACTCCTGCTCACGCGGGACCGGGCGCTGCTTGCCCTTGCGGCTGCAGCGCGCACCCGAGGGCTGTCCATTGCAAGGCCCCAGGATGTGCCGTGGGTGCTGCAGCGGCAGGCCCAAACCGTCTCAGGCAGCCATGCCTTTGCTCAGGCGCGAGGCGCGGCGCTCGGCCCAGACGATCATGGCGACACCCAATACGATCAACGGCAGCGATAG
- the pcaF gene encoding 3-oxoadipyl-CoA thiolase produces the protein MPYAFICDAIRTPFGRYGGALSSVRTDDLAAIPLKALMARNPGVDWGAVTDVLYGCANQAGEDNRNVAHMASLLAGLPPAVPGSTINRLCGSSLDAVGTAARAIKSGEATLMIAGGVESMSRAPFVMPKAESAFSRASAVYDTTIGWRFINKLMKEKYGVDSMPETAENVATDYKIEREAQDRMALSSQKKAVAAQKAGHLAREICPVSVAQKKGEALIVDKDEHPRETSLEALAKLKGVVRPEGTVTAGNASGVNDGACALLLADEAACTKHGLTPKARILGMATAGVAPRIMGIGPAPATQKVLALTGLKLEQLDVIELNEAFAAQGLAVLRMLGLNDDDQRVNAWGGAIALGHPLGASGARLVTTAANRLHATGGRYALCTMCIGVGQGIAVVIERV, from the coding sequence ATGCCCTACGCCTTCATCTGCGACGCGATCCGCACCCCCTTTGGCCGCTACGGCGGCGCCCTGAGCTCGGTGCGAACCGACGATCTGGCCGCCATCCCGCTCAAGGCCCTGATGGCGCGCAACCCCGGCGTGGACTGGGGTGCGGTGACCGACGTTCTCTACGGCTGCGCCAACCAGGCCGGCGAAGACAACCGCAACGTAGCCCACATGGCCAGCTTGCTCGCCGGCCTGCCCCCCGCGGTGCCCGGCAGCACCATCAACCGCCTGTGCGGATCCAGCCTGGACGCGGTGGGCACGGCCGCGCGTGCCATCAAGTCCGGTGAAGCCACCCTCATGATCGCCGGCGGTGTGGAGAGCATGAGCCGCGCGCCCTTCGTCATGCCCAAGGCCGAGAGCGCCTTCAGCCGCGCCAGTGCCGTGTACGACACCACCATCGGCTGGCGCTTCATCAACAAGCTGATGAAGGAGAAATACGGGGTCGACTCCATGCCCGAGACCGCCGAGAACGTCGCCACGGATTACAAGATCGAACGCGAAGCCCAGGACCGCATGGCCTTGTCGAGCCAGAAGAAGGCCGTGGCTGCACAGAAGGCGGGGCATCTGGCGCGCGAGATCTGCCCGGTGAGCGTTGCGCAAAAGAAGGGCGAAGCCTTGATTGTCGACAAGGACGAACACCCTCGCGAGACCAGCCTGGAGGCGCTGGCCAAGCTCAAGGGCGTGGTGCGACCCGAAGGCACGGTGACGGCGGGCAATGCCAGTGGCGTGAACGATGGCGCCTGCGCGCTGCTTCTGGCCGACGAGGCGGCTTGCACAAAGCACGGCCTTACCCCCAAGGCTCGCATCCTGGGCATGGCGACGGCTGGGGTGGCGCCGCGCATCATGGGCATCGGCCCGGCACCGGCGACGCAGAAAGTGCTGGCGCTCACCGGCTTGAAGCTGGAGCAACTCGACGTGATCGAACTCAACGAGGCTTTTGCCGCACAAGGGCTGGCGGTGCTCAGAATGCTGGGGCTGAATGACGACGACCAGCGCGTGAACGCCTGGGGCGGCGCCATCGCCTTGGGCCACCCGCTGGGCGCCAGCGGTGCGCGCCTGGTGACCACCGCCGCCAACCGCCTGCACGCAACCGGCGGACGCTACGCGTTGTGCACCATGTGCATCGGGGTGGGGCAGGGCATCGCCGTCGTCATTGAGCGCGTGTGA
- the ilvD gene encoding dihydroxy-acid dehydratase codes for MTDKLRSAHITEGVARAPNRSMFYAMGYKKADFAHPMIGIANAHSTITPCNSGLQKLADAAIEGVRAAGGNPQVFGTPTIADGMSMGTEGMKYSLVSREVIADCVETCVQGQWMDGVLTIGGCDKNMPGAMIGMLRCNVPGIFVYGGTILPGHYKGKDLNIVSVFEAVGEFSAGRMSQVDFDAIEQCSVPTSGSCGGMYTANTMSGAIEAMGMSLPYSSTMANVHEEKVQSASDSARTLLAAVRAGLKPRDIVTREALENAVAVVMATGGSTNAVLHLLAIAHAAEVPFSIDDFETIRKRTPVLCDMKPSGQYVATDLHRAGGIPQVMKILLNAGLIHGDCMTITGKTVAENLADVPAEPRADQNVIRPFTNPMYAHGHLAILKGNLAPEGCVAKITGLKNPSMTGPARVFDDEQSALEAILANQIKAGDIMVLRYLGPKGGPGMPEMLAPTSALVGAGLGESVGLITDGRFSGGTWGMVVGHVAPEAMVGGDIALIQEGDSITIDAPTLTLNLNVPEAEIARRRASWTPPQTRYKRGVLAKFAKLAGTASKGAVLDADLG; via the coding sequence ATGACCGACAAACTCCGTTCTGCCCACATCACCGAAGGTGTTGCCCGTGCGCCCAACCGCTCGATGTTTTACGCGATGGGCTACAAAAAGGCCGATTTTGCACACCCGATGATTGGTATCGCCAATGCGCACTCCACCATCACACCATGCAACTCCGGCTTACAAAAGCTTGCCGATGCAGCCATTGAGGGGGTCCGCGCGGCCGGCGGCAACCCCCAAGTGTTTGGCACCCCGACCATTGCCGACGGCATGTCCATGGGCACCGAGGGCATGAAATACTCGCTGGTGTCTCGCGAGGTGATCGCCGACTGCGTGGAAACCTGTGTCCAGGGCCAGTGGATGGACGGCGTGCTGACGATCGGTGGCTGTGACAAGAACATGCCGGGCGCGATGATTGGCATGCTGCGTTGCAATGTGCCGGGCATCTTTGTCTATGGCGGCACCATCCTGCCCGGGCACTACAAGGGCAAGGATCTGAATATTGTCTCCGTCTTCGAAGCCGTGGGCGAATTTTCTGCCGGTCGCATGAGTCAGGTGGATTTCGATGCCATCGAGCAATGCTCGGTGCCCACCAGTGGGTCGTGCGGGGGCATGTACACGGCCAACACGATGTCCGGTGCCATTGAGGCCATGGGCATGTCGCTGCCCTACTCGTCGACGATGGCGAATGTGCACGAGGAAAAGGTGCAATCAGCCAGCGACTCGGCGCGAACCCTGCTGGCCGCTGTGCGGGCTGGTCTCAAGCCACGCGACATTGTCACCCGCGAGGCACTGGAAAACGCGGTGGCGGTCGTGATGGCCACGGGCGGATCGACCAACGCCGTGCTGCATCTGTTGGCGATTGCACACGCGGCCGAGGTGCCGTTTTCGATCGATGACTTCGAGACCATCCGCAAACGCACTCCTGTCTTGTGCGACATGAAGCCCTCGGGGCAATACGTGGCCACGGACCTGCATCGCGCTGGCGGCATCCCCCAAGTGATGAAAATCCTGCTGAACGCCGGCCTCATTCATGGCGACTGCATGACCATTACCGGCAAAACAGTGGCCGAGAATCTTGCCGATGTGCCGGCTGAGCCGCGTGCCGACCAAAATGTGATCCGCCCTTTCACCAATCCCATGTACGCGCACGGCCATCTGGCCATCCTCAAAGGCAACCTTGCACCCGAGGGCTGCGTGGCCAAGATCACCGGTTTGAAGAACCCGAGCATGACCGGCCCGGCGCGGGTCTTCGACGACGAGCAAAGCGCGTTGGAGGCCATCCTGGCCAATCAGATCAAGGCTGGCGACATCATGGTGCTGCGCTACCTCGGCCCCAAGGGCGGCCCGGGCATGCCTGAGATGCTGGCGCCAACGTCCGCCCTGGTCGGAGCGGGTTTGGGCGAATCGGTGGGACTGATCACCGACGGACGCTTTTCGGGTGGGACCTGGGGCATGGTGGTCGGCCACGTGGCTCCCGAAGCCATGGTCGGCGGTGATATCGCTTTGATCCAGGAAGGCGACAGCATCACCATCGATGCCCCGACCCTGACACTGAACCTGAACGTGCCGGAGGCGGAAATCGCCCGCCGTCGAGCTTCCTGGACACCTCCGCAGACACGTTACAAGCGTGGCGTTCTGGCCAAGTTCGCCAAACTGGCCGGCACGGCATCCAAGGGCGCCGTGTTGGACGCCGATCTGGGGTGA
- the lgt gene encoding prolipoprotein diacylglyceryl transferase, with product MLIHPDFNPIALKLGPIEVHWYGIMYLLGFLSFWLLAKRRLKDQPYARYGWTSRDIEDLLFAGVLGVILGGRIGYVLFYQPDYYLGHPAQIVAVWDGGMSFHGGLLGVMAAAGWFAWTRKVSWLDLMDFVSPLVPPGLAFGRIGNFINGELWGRQAPAWWPGAMIYPESGSMVPRFPSELYEMFLEGILLFAVLWWLSRKERPRGYIAGCFALGYGLARFTAEFFRQPDAFLGYLWFGLTMGQLLSLPLIVLGVAMIVWAERRASRLSKGMAA from the coding sequence ATGCTAATTCATCCCGATTTCAACCCCATTGCCCTCAAGCTGGGGCCGATTGAGGTCCACTGGTACGGCATCATGTACCTGCTGGGATTCCTCAGCTTCTGGCTGCTTGCCAAACGGCGCCTGAAGGACCAACCCTACGCCCGCTATGGCTGGACTTCGCGGGACATCGAGGATCTGCTGTTTGCCGGGGTGCTGGGCGTCATCCTTGGGGGACGCATCGGTTATGTGCTGTTCTACCAGCCCGACTATTACCTGGGTCACCCGGCGCAGATCGTCGCGGTCTGGGATGGGGGAATGTCCTTTCACGGCGGACTGCTGGGCGTGATGGCCGCTGCCGGTTGGTTTGCGTGGACGCGAAAGGTTTCGTGGTTGGACCTCATGGACTTTGTCTCCCCGCTGGTGCCGCCAGGGCTGGCCTTCGGTCGCATCGGCAACTTCATCAACGGCGAATTGTGGGGCCGGCAGGCGCCTGCCTGGTGGCCTGGTGCGATGATCTACCCCGAGTCGGGGAGCATGGTGCCACGTTTCCCGTCGGAGCTCTATGAAATGTTCCTCGAGGGCATTCTCCTGTTCGCGGTGCTGTGGTGGCTGTCGCGCAAGGAGCGTCCTCGCGGCTATATCGCGGGCTGCTTTGCGCTGGGTTATGGGCTTGCGCGTTTCACCGCGGAATTTTTCCGTCAGCCGGATGCCTTTCTCGGCTATCTCTGGTTCGGGCTCACCATGGGGCAGTTGCTATCGCTGCCGTTGATCGTATTGGGTGTCGCCATGATCGTCTGGGCCGAGCGCCGCGCCTCGCGCCTGAGCAAAGGCATGGCTGCCTGA